The following proteins are co-located in the Oryzias melastigma strain HK-1 linkage group LG8, ASM292280v2, whole genome shotgun sequence genome:
- the pyya gene encoding peptide YY-A, which translates to MALMLKPWTVMIAIFLCVLVCLGVLADAYPPKPENPGEDAPPEELAKYYTALRHYINLITRQRYGRRSAQEEDVPELLFEDDTNRAQRSRYNSFMW; encoded by the exons atggCCCTGATGCTGAAGCCGTGGACGGTGATGATAGCCATCTTCCTGTGTGTGCTAGTGTGTCTGGGAGTGCTTGCAGATGCCTATCCCCCAAAACCAGAAAACCCTGGCGAGGACGCACCACCCGAAGAGCTGGCCAAATATTACACTGCTCTGAGACACTACATCAACCTGATCACCCGACAGAG ATACGGAAGGCGCTCGGCTCAGGAGGAGGACGTTCCAGAGCTGCTCTTTGAAGATGACACTAACAGAGCTCAGAGATCCAG GTATAACTCCTTCATGTGGTGA